TGTTGAATTTGGACTTTGGTCAATACTTCTGCGGTCGCTTTTTATTGTAAGCACGGTTTCGGTTGGCGCCACTTAAAAACTGTCGTTTGAGAGAAATTTTCAGTTAGAAATCTGATGTTCCGTTTGAAGACTcgagattttaaaatatgccggatttttgttttatacattctAACTCTCTTTCCTATTGTTTGTTACCTTTTCTGGCCGTTTCATGgttacaataattaaacacttgATGTTAAGTTATTcgtaataaaattgatttttgaatgAGACAGCAGCCGCAGAGAAAGAATGTCAGTTACTCATAGTTATGATATAGTTCTCAGCTATCTCCATGTGGGAAATTTTGTTATGATTGATCGAAAGCGATTATTACATAAAGTTTATTCAAGTTATTAAGTGAGTCTAGCTAGataaaaactaagtaaaagggtatattgattttaaattattattatattatatatgtatttatttattattattattgttgaaataaacataattctCGAGTCAAATGTAATCTCGAAAATCTAAGGCAATTCCTTCAATAATTTCACGTAAGTTTTgacagataataaaatatacatcaGTTAGATGTAATAATAAACTTATGcttacttaacttaacttaaatttatttttctaccgattaaaaacaaacatttatgaaaaaaattcagaTTATTGCATAATAACATTGTATTaatctatataattttaaaaatatctttaagcaTTACTCAACTTTAGttcacatatatttaattaacaagaAATAGAAGTAGTTACACTCATTGATCTGCACCAAGTTTAACTAACACTTTTCGTCAAAGCTGCAAAAAGCTTTTAAGTACACTTAACGATTAAAAAGCTCagccgaaaagtatgcaatgccaAAAGCTCGAACAGCGAACGAAAGTGAAActgaaagtaaaaataaaaatataaaggtTTCAATGCTGAGCGGCAGGTCTGATTGCATAACCGGCCCCGGGGACCGGTTAGCGGGCAACGGGCAACGGGGAGCACAACGAAAAGCTTGACCGTTGCTCCCGTTTCGCaggcgttgacgttgacgtcgacgctgACGGCGCAGTTGACTGCAGTTTGAGAGCTCGTTTTGGTGTCACAAGCGTCGGCGGAGGCTTTGTTGGTGATCGGGGCGGGGGACGATGAGCTGtcgcttatttattttaattttttggcacTTTGAGCTTCGGCTCTTCCGACTCCGAAACTgaggtttcggtttcggtttcagtttcagttttggtTGTGGctgcgacagcggcagcgactgAATCTGCGGCTCAGTCGACGACCGTTGGGAGCagcattcaaattgaatttcaatacACGGCGGAGCGTTCACGCGAGCGGATTGTGTGCGACATTTGCGTTTGTTTTAGCGGTTTGcgattgcgtatacgccgtgTCTGCTCGCGACTCGTCTCGTCTCATCTTGTCTCGTCTGTTTGTTGTCATTCGTTGTTTACATATTACGTTTGTTGCTCGTGCCACGTTTCTGTCACTTCGCCTCGTGTCACGTCTAATCGATTgatcgatttatttatttatccgATCGCTGATGTACCTGTACCTCTACCCCAACAACGGCGCATTGTGGGCGGCCAGCGCATTGTTTGCCCTTGGCCTCGCCATCAGCTGTTGCTGCACAGCAACTGCTGAGACAGCCCTCGCTGAGTCCAGTCCCACCTGCGAGATACCCAACGAGACAAAACGCGGCATCTGCGTGCCGGTGAGCCAATGTGCCGCCTATCTGCAGGTGCGCAATGTGACCAATCTCAGCTCCGAGCGGGTGAACTTCCTCAAGAAGGTGCAGTGTGATGTGGAGGCGACAAAGGATGCGGACAATCCCAACGTCGACTACAAACCGCTTGTTTGCTGTCCGGCCAATGGCCAGGATTATCTCTATCCGGTCATACAGTTCTCCAAGTTTGAGTATCGTCGTTTTCTGGACGTCACCGCGAGGTTCAAGCGCAAAAAACTCAAACGACGCATTCAAACCGTTGAACCGAGCACGGGTTTCAATTTGTTGAACGAATGTGGCAAGCAGGTGACAAATCGCATATATGGCGGCGAAATCGCTGAGCTGGACGAATATCCCTGGCTAGCACTGTTGGTCTATCATTCAAGTATGTTATTGCTGATTTGTAAGATGATTGAGAGTAATAGACTCTCTTCTTTatacaaaatgtgtttttatttgcattatctgaaaaattaataattctcAAAGTGTGTATATTAGGGCGTAtcgattttttcgaaaaaaaacaaatggtaccccatattcgtaatctatggtcaattctaagatgtttcaACCAAGAAatcatagttctaaaatctatttctagtccccgctttttgagttgtaaaattttgtgtttttagtataaaaatttgtttaaaggaCAATTACTCCTTTGTTTCTATAataattctataaaattttgaaagtccTGGTCCCAACAcgagttttgataccaatcttgtcaggatcggactaaaaacactaaagatatGATAATAAAAGCATGACAAAAATgtcgaaaaaataaatttttcaactcaaaaagcggggactaggaattgattttagaactatggtttcttggtaaaaacatcttagaattgaccgtagattacaaATATGAggtacaatttgaaaatttgatttggcTTATACAAAACGATGCACTCTAATGTACATgtataaaaatgtgtataatAAGTGCAATATTAGTAATTAGAGTaatcattctttttttttgtagacaaCTATGGCTGCAGTGGAGCTTTGATTGATGATCGTCATATTTTGACCGCTGCTCACTGTGTCCAGGGCGAGGGTGTAAGAGAGCGACGTGGACTGTAAGTCAGTTATCAATTTCTTACCAATTCTTTTGCAATTTCtaataactatattttaataaacacaCAGTAAACATGTGCGTTTGGGCGAGTTCAATGTGAAGACGGAGCCGGATTGCATTGAAGAGCCCAATTATTTGAGCTGTGCAGACGCCGCACTGGATATTGCCTTTGAGCACATACATGTGCATCCGGAGTACAAGGAGTATTCCAATTATAAGTACAATGATATTGCTATAATTCGACTGAAGCATCCGGTTTCATTCACGCACTTCATCATGCCCATTTGCCTGCCAAGCAAAAGCGCCCAAACGCCGCTGGTCGAGGGCCAAATGTTCTCAGTCTCCGGCTGGGGACGCACCGATCTCTGTAAGTGTGGATCTAATAATCCTCAAAATTCTTATTTCATTAATGATTAATGTTATTGCAGTCAACAAGTACTTTATTAGCACACACAGCCCCATCAAGCTGAAGCTGCGCATTCCCTACGTTTCCAATGAGAATTGCAGCAAGATTCTCGATCTCTATGGAGTTCGTTTGGGTCCCAAACAGCTCTGTGCCGGTGGCGAGAAGTCCAAGGATACGTGTGCCGGCGATAGTGGAGGTCCTCTCATGTACTTTGATCGCCCGCATTCCCGCTGGGTAGCCTATGGAATCGTTAGCTACGGCTTCACCCAATGCGGTTCCGGACCCGGAGTTTATACGTCCGTCTTGAGCTACATTAGCTGGATTGAGAGCATCATTAAGCCACAGAGCTGAGAAGGCGGAATGTGGCACGTCAGATTGACGTCAGATTTGTGAAGCTTTTATACTGTTATTTAAAGATCGAATACCAAGAAGGAAGCATGGCTAAAAGGGAGTGGGAGGGAGGGGGGGGAGAGGGGCGTTCTGTTTGtgtctataaatatttgtacatattttgtttaattatctAACTTTATTCACTATACAAGTAGTGTTGTGTGTGCgcgcgtgtatgtgtgtgtgtgtgtgtgtgtgttgttaaCAAAAGTCTGAAAAACATgttgctatttaaataatctattaaaatatttacacacacttGCGGTTTCAATTAATCAAATGCGAGAAATGTTTCAAGACCTTGGCTAAAATGATTATATGAAGCTGGATTTATTGTCGAAAAGTCGATGAATCATTCGCGTTGGAAGTGCACTAAATGAAATGCCCTTGAGGACAGCAGGAGGGTGAAGGGGAATTGACATGAAGAAAATGGTTAAGAGACTGAGAGGCATaaagactgagactgagactgagactgagacacaGACAGGTGAACAGACAATCATCAGCTGTTTCACTACTTTTCCAGCAGCTGGTTAAACTTGATATTGCAGTTTTTTGATGTCGTCATTGATTGCCACACTTTGCTTTCACTCCCCATTCGCGTGCACTCAAAAGCgtagcttcagcttcagtttcagtttcagcctCAGAGCGACTGCGACTTGGCCAATTTGAGCGACAATGATGCAATGCAGCCGCAACTGCTGCCCAAATTCAAATCGATGTCATTCATCCATCAGCCAGCTTGGTTAGCCAAAAATAGCCGCAAACAAAGCACAACATTTGTATGCACAGTTAGCTGTCAGTTGCTACCCCCTCCCCCGGCTTTCTTCCTCCTCTACCCACCTCTCTCTGCACCCGTTACGTTCTCCACTGTGCCACTGACCAAAATTGGCCTGGCCAATGGCTGAATGATGTTGCCGTTGTCCATAatgatcattatcattatcatcatcttcatAATGATGGTGCGTCAGCGTAGTGAAAGTGAACTTGACTCTTTGACGCTCTCATGTTGATGTTGaagttaatgttaatgttaccCGCTGATATCATATGTCTATGCatatacgtgtgtgtgtgtgtgtgtgtgtgtgtgtgtgtgtgtgtgtgcattaatATTCATGATGATAGTTATCAGAAGACAGCTTGGCGCtctctattgttgttgttattatcgCCCTGTTTGCTCAGCTCATTATAA
The genomic region above belongs to Drosophila innubila isolate TH190305 chromosome 3R unlocalized genomic scaffold, UK_Dinn_1.0 2_E_3R, whole genome shotgun sequence and contains:
- the LOC117791874 gene encoding phenoloxidase-activating factor 1; the protein is MYLYLYPNNGALWAASALFALGLAISCCCTATAETALAESSPTCEIPNETKRGICVPVSQCAAYLQVRNVTNLSSERVNFLKKVQCDVEATKDADNPNVDYKPLVCCPANGQDYLYPVIQFSKFEYRRFLDVTARFKRKKLKRRIQTVEPSTGFNLLNECGKQVTNRIYGGEIAELDEYPWLALLVYHSNNYGCSGALIDDRHILTAAHCVQGEGVRERRGLKHVRLGEFNVKTEPDCIEEPNYLSCADAALDIAFEHIHVHPEYKEYSNYKYNDIAIIRLKHPVSFTHFIMPICLPSKSAQTPLVEGQMFSVSGWGRTDLFNKYFISTHSPIKLKLRIPYVSNENCSKILDLYGVRLGPKQLCAGGEKSKDTCAGDSGGPLMYFDRPHSRWVAYGIVSYGFTQCGSGPGVYTSVLSYISWIESIIKPQS